The following proteins are encoded in a genomic region of Lemur catta isolate mLemCat1 chromosome 10, mLemCat1.pri, whole genome shotgun sequence:
- the LOC123646253 gene encoding olfactory receptor 1N2, with protein sequence MGKPSRVNQTTASDFLLLGLSEQPEQQPLLFGIFLGMYLVTMVGNLLIILAISSDPHLHTPMYFFLANLSFTDACFTSASIPKMLANIHTESQAISYSGCLTQLYFLLVFGGLDNCLLAVMAYDRYVAICQPLQYSTAMSPQLCALMLAMCWLLTNCPALMHTLLLTRVAFCAQKAIPHFYCDPSALLKLACSDTRINELMIIAMGLAFLTVPLTLIVFSYVRISWAVLGISSPGGRCKAFSTCGSHLTVVLLFYGSLMGVYLLPPSSYSTERESRAAILYMVIIPMLNPFIYSLRNRDMKEALGKLFGSGKTFSLPWL encoded by the coding sequence ATGGGAAAACCGAGCCGAGTGAACCAGACCACAGCTTCAGACTTCCTCCTTCTAGGACTCTCTGAGCAGCCAGAGCAGCAGCCTCTCCTATTTGGCATCTTCCTGGGCATGTACCTGGTCACCATGGTGGGGAACCTGCTCATCATCCTTGCCATCAGCTCTGACCCACACCTCCATACTCCCATGTACTTCTTTCTGGCCAATCTATCATTTACTGACGCTTGTTTCACATCTGCCTCAATCCCCAAAATGCTGGCCAACATTCATACTGAGAGTCAGGCCATCTCCTACTCTGGGTGCCTTACGCAGCTGTATTTCCTCCTTGTGTTTGGTGGCCTTGACAACTGCCTGCTGGCTGTGATGGCGTATGACCGTTATGTGGCCATCTGCCAGCCACTCCAATACAGCACAGCTATGAGTCCCCAACTCTGTGCACTCATGCTGGCCATGTGCTGGCTGCTAACCAACTGTCCTGCATTGATGCACACACTATTGCTGACCCGTGTGGCTTTCTGTGCCCAGAAGGCCATCCCCCACTTCTACTGTGATCCCAGCGCTCTCCTGAAGCTTGCCTGCTCGGATACCCGCATAAATGAGCTGATGATCATCGCCATGGGCTTGGCGTTCCTCACGGTCCCCCTCACACTGATCGTCTTCTCCTACGTCCGCATCTCCTGGGCTGTGCTTGGCATCTCGTCTCCTGGCGGGCGATGCaaagccttctccacctgtggTTCCCATCTCACGGTGGTTCTGCTCTTCTATGGGTCTCTTATGGGTGTGTATTTGCTTCCTCCGTCATCTTACTCTACAGAGAGGGAAAGCAGGGCCGCCATTCTCTACATGGTGATCATTCCCATGTTAAACCCATTCATCTATAGCTTGAGGAACAGAGACATGAAGGAGGCTCTGGGAAAACTTTTTGGCAGTGGGAAAACCTTCTCCTTACCATGGCTGTGA
- the LOC123646029 gene encoding olfactory receptor 1L8 — METINQTSSVSEFIVLGLSSRPEDQKPLFVLFLTVYLVTLTGNLLIILAIRSDPQLQTPMYFFLSFLSFTDICFTTTVVPKMLMNFLSEKKTISYAGCLTQMYFLYALGNTDSCLLAVMAFDRYVAICDPFHYVTTMSHRRCVLLVAFSCSFPHLHSLLHTLLLNLLIFCDSSIIHHFLCDLNPLLKLSCSSIFVNEIVIMTEGPIVLVTPFLCIVFSYARIFVTVLKIPSAAGKRKAFSTCGSHLTVVTLFYGSIFYVYLQPMSTYTVKDHMATIVYTVLSSMLNPFIYSLRNKDLKQGLRKLMGKRSSWTAPS, encoded by the coding sequence ATGGAAACAATCAACCAAACCAGCAGTGTCTCTGAGTTTATTGTCCTGGGACTCTCCTCCCGGCCTGAGGACCAAAAGCCACTCTTTGTCCTGTTCCTCACTGTGTACCTGGTCACACTAACGGGGAACCTACTCATTATCTTGGCCATCCGCTCTGACCCCCAACTCCAGACCCCCatgtatttcttcttgagttttcTGTCTTTCACTGACATTTGCTTCACAACAACTGTTGTCCCCAAAATGCTGATGAACTTCCTGTCAGAAAAGAAGACTATCTCCTATGCGGGGTGTCTGACACAGATGTATTTTCTTTACGCCTTGGGCAACACTGACAGCTGCCTGCTGGCAGTCATGGCCTTTGATCGCTATGTGGCTATCTGTGACCCCTTCCACTATGTCACCACCATGAGCCACCGCCGCTGTGTCCTCCTGGTGGCCTTCTCCTGCTCATTTCCTCACCTCCACTCCCTCCTGCACACACTTCTGCTGAATCTTCTCATCTTCTGTGACTCCAGCATTATCCACCACTTTCTCTGTGACCTCAACCCTCTGCTGAAATTGTCCTGCTCTTCTATATTTGTCAATGAAATTGTGATCATGACAGAAGGACCTATTGTATTAGTGACTCCGTTTCTATGCATTGTTTTCTCCTATGCACGAATCTTTGTAACAGTTCTTAAGATTCCCTCTGCGGCTGGGAAACGCaaagccttctccacctgtggTTCTCACCTCACCGTGGTAACACTCTTTTATGGAAGCATCTTCTACGTCTACTTACAGCCCATGTCCACCTACACTGTCAAGGATCACATGGCAACAATTGTCTATACAGTTTTGTCATCCATGCTAAATCCTTTTATCTACAGCCTGAGAAACAAAGACCTGAAACAGGGCCTGAGGAAGCTCATGGGCAAGAGGAGTTCCTGGACAGCACCCTCTTAA